The following coding sequences are from one Arachis hypogaea cultivar Tifrunner chromosome 7, arahy.Tifrunner.gnm2.J5K5, whole genome shotgun sequence window:
- the LOC112701394 gene encoding uncharacterized protein, which produces MDSAAGPSDGGGGDNRAGVEDVGRYYVSEVPTEPEKIMFEYESEELHTPMVSEDEGVGHKFSEFDDDYAHGQGRFELGMRFASVERFKDVVKDSFIAEGRRVKWIKNDRERVRVGCKDEECNFLVHLSYNKTLQCYQINTYQPNHTCARDLGSNAADQHWISRKIVKRMATQSHMTTREATEFLREEFSLAPHPKMVYRAVVEARKKIMGNEKEQYKRTRDYCEQILSSNPGSTARLELMSIPEAPCFR; this is translated from the coding sequence ATGGACTCAGCTGCTGGGCCTAGTGATGGAGGAGGTGGTGACAATAGGGCTGGAGTAGAAGACGTAGGGAGATACTATGTAAGTGAAGTCCCCACAGAGCCTGAGAAAATCATGTTTGAGTACGAGTCCGAGGAATTGCACACACCTATGGTATCAGAGGATGAAGGTGTAGGCCACAAGTTTTCAGAGTTTGATGATGACTATGCTCATGGTCAGGGCAGATTTGAGTTAGGGATGAGGTTTGCAAGTGTTGAACGGTTTAAAGATGTGGTGAAGGACTCATTCATTGCTGAAGGTAGGAGGGTTAAGTGGATCAAGAATGATAGGGAGAGAGTGAGAGTGGGCTGCAAGGATGAGGAGTGCAATTTCTTGGTTCATCTGTCTTACAACAAAACTCTGCAATGTTACCAAATTAATACGTACCAGCCAAATCATACTTGTGCAAGGGATTTAGGAAGTAATGCAGCTGACCAGCATTGGATCAGCAGGAAAATTGTGAAGAGGATGGCTACCCAATCACACATGACCACTAGGGAGGCAACTGAGTTCCTAAGGGAGGAATTTTCTTTGGCTCCCCATCCTAAGATGGTGTACAGAGCAGTTGTTGAGGCTAGGAAAAAGATTATGGGAAACGAGAAGGAACAATACAAGAGGACAAGGGACTATTGTGAGCAGATTTTAAGTAGTAATCCAGGATCTACTGCAAGGTTGGAACTTATGTCAATTCCAGAAGCCCCTTGTTTTCGATAA
- the LOC112701396 gene encoding uncharacterized protein, which produces MGWLLVAVAQDANNQFYVVAYGVVRAETKDAWKWFLTNLQADTGDDAHHGWNFISDQQKGLLPALKEVMPNARHRNCVMHMWKNFINRFKDLYKREVVWECARCTTVTEFKDCMERQKAVNQGAWEYLSRFEPETWVKAYFSHGPKVDNLTNNMCEVFNAKIVNYRCKPILTMCEEIRCYLMRRMVNHKRVLENHPGKLAPVQQKRMERLLTLGTKWTAEWVGDNERKRFEVSRKGSKVDVDLIKYTCSCNRWQLTGMPCTHALAAIVKRCDKAEDYVHPWLCMESIRRTYSHCIKPVPSAELWPRTEYSQPEPPIIKRPIGRPKVHNRQKDPAEPLMQGGKLKKSFSVACSKCGEKGHNYKTCKGAPSNPNWKPKTKKSKKKGGCSSQELVVLPLSQSAPPPMISLHCMFLDSSSSQPTNTQPLHQANTVTSAAGPTHANDAAAPTTVTRSTLVIAPPLPTVTPFRPPAPSTTPQCNAPGKAPEIVSNTSRPK; this is translated from the exons ATGGGGTGGCTTCTTGTAGCAGTTGCCCAAGatgcaaacaaccaattctatGTTGTTGCATATGGTGTTGTGAGGGCTGAGACGAAGGATGCCTGGAAATGGTTCCTGACTAACCTTCAGGCTGACACAGGAGACGATGCACACCATGGCTGGAACTTCATTTCAGATCAACAAAAG GGTTTACTCCCTGCCCTAAAGGAAGTCATGCCAAACGCCAGGCACAGGAACTGCGTGATGCACATGTGGAAGAACTTCATTAATAGGTTCAAAGATTTATACAAAAGAGAGGTTGTCTGGGAGTGTGCCAGATGCACAACAGTTACTGAGTTCAAGGACTGTATGGAAAGGCAGAAGGCAGTGAATCAGGGAGCTTGGGAATACCTCTCCAGGTTTGAGCCAGAGACTTGGGTGAAGGCTTATTTTTCACATGGGCCGAAAGTTGATAACCTCACTAACAACATGTGTGAGGTCTTCAATGCCAAAATTGTTAATTACCGCTGCAAGCCGATCCTGACTATGTGCGAAGAAATCAGGTGTTACCTGATGCGGAGGATGGTAAATCACAAGCGGGTTCTGGAAAATCACCCTGGTAAACTTGCACCAGTACAGCAAAAGAGGATGGAAAGATTACTTACTCTTGGGACGAAGTGGACAGCAGAGTGGGTTGGagataatgaaagaaaaaggTTCGAAGTGAGCCGCAAAGGAAGCAAGGTAGATGTGGACCTCATTAAGTACACCTGCTCCTGCAATCGATGGCAACTTACTG GGATGCCATGCACACATGCACTTGCTGCTATTGTGAAGAGGTGTGACAAGGCGGAAGATTATGTCCACCCTTGGTTGTGTATGGAATCAATTCGGAGGACATATTCACACTGCATCAAACCAGTCCCCAGTGCAGAATTATGGCCTCGTACTGAGTACTCACAACCAGAACCCCCCATCATCAAGAGACCTATTGGCCGGCCAAAAGTTCACAACAGACAGAAAGATCCTGCTGAGCCATTGATGCAAGGTGGGAAATTGAAGAAGTCTTTCTCGGTGGCTTGCAGTAAGTGTGGTGAAAAGGGCCACAACTATAAAACCTGCAAGGGAGCTCCATCAAACCCCAACTGGAAGCCTAAGACCAAGAAGTCTAAGAAGAAAGGAGGATGCAGCTCTCAAGAACTAGTTGTGCTTCCTTTGTCCCAGTCAGCTCCACCCCCAATGATAAGTTTGCATTGTATGTTTCTG GATTCTTCAAGCAGCCAGCCAACCAACACACAACCCCTGCATCAAGCAAATACT GTTACAAGTGCAGCAGGACCAACTCATGCAAATGATGCAGCAGCGCCAACCACGGTTACTAGATCCACGCTTGTCATAGCACCTCCTTTACCAACAGTCACTCCATTCAGGCCACCAGCCCCAAGTACAACCCCTCAATGTAATGCTCCAGGCAAGGCTCCAGAGATTGTTAGCAACACTTCTCGCCCGAAATAA